A region of the Hyalangium ruber genome:
GCCCACAGGCCAGTAGCGGCCTGTAGCAGCCCTCCAGGAGGTCCCTGATGCAGGATGGCAATATCAGCCCGCTGACTGCCGACACCGTGTCGGCCCCGGTCGATTCCGGTGAGCGTCGTCCCAGCCCCGAGGCCGACGTCGTCTCCACCCACGTCCTCGTCGCCGAGGAGCAGGTGCAGAAGCTCCGCGAGCTGGCTCGGCGCACCCGCATCGCCCAGAGCGAGTACCTCCGCGAGGCGGTGGAGGATCTGCTCGCCAAGTACGGCCGCACCGGCGGTGAGCCGTGACAGGCGCCACTGCGTCCACCAGCGCCCCCACGCGCACCCGCGACGTGCTGCCGCTCGCCCTGTCTCGGGACTTCGAGGGCTGGCGTGGCTCGCGCGCTCAGTCGCCCGCCGAGCGGCCGACCTCCATCAAAGAGGCCGTCATCCGCTGGCTCAACGAAGAGCTGTAACCCCGCGCCCGTGCAAGCCCGGCCCCGTTTGGAGGGCCGGTGGGGGTTTGGATAGGCTTCCGGCTCCCTTTGCACAGGAGTGTTGCTTGTACCTTCGTCCGCTGTTGCTTGCCGCCGCTGCCGCCGCCGTCACCGGCTGCGCCTCGTCCCCCAA
Encoded here:
- a CDS encoding ribbon-helix-helix domain-containing protein, with translation MQDGNISPLTADTVSAPVDSGERRPSPEADVVSTHVLVAEEQVQKLRELARRTRIAQSEYLREAVEDLLAKYGRTGGEP